The genomic region GGACTAAGCCtaaaaaaatctctcattaaaaaaccacgcaacattattcgggTCGAGTCGGGTCGtcaaacaaatcaaacacaattaGGCTCCACAAAAGCCCAACACTGAGGACTGCAAGGACAACGAGAACAATGATGTGCTGAGCCTTTTGAACTCTCTGGAATGTGGAAGAGAAGAAATAACCAAAATTCTGGAGAGGACTGACTTTTTTCCGTCCACCATCAATTCCCAAAGCTCAGAGAGAGGTAGTTTGCTGACCTGTTAATGTACACGTAATTTAAACAGATGCATATGGAATATACAAAATATCCATGCCATTGTGGTAGTATAGCACATATGTTTGGATAACAGAACGAATGATGGCTTTTTGGTCATATCAAGCAAGGTCATGGACGCAAATAACATAAatggaataaaataaataaataagacaaacaAAGGCATATAAATTGTCAGTATCAAGCACCAAAATATTCCAGAAATAGTAAGAAAGAGCGATGATGAATTGTTTAGTAATGAAAAATTGTTGGAACAACATGAGCTTACCACCTTTAATAGCATGATCCGTACAGCATGGATTTTTTAGTGTTCCAAGACTTGCAGGCCCACATAGGTTTCATTATAGACAACAAAACAAGAATTCCAAGCGGGGACCTCCAATGGAAAAGACTCCATTCGTTGATTTCTCCATGATTAAAAACTCCAACAGGAGATGTCATTACAAAGGTCATTCCACCCACATGTGACGTGTCTGTTACATCTGGAATGTGGCATTTAGATAATTATATGGATGAGCATTACAAAGCTGATTACTTCTAATGAGTTCAATAccattttttactatttttattccATTTCTTATTTGTAGTATAAGTAATTTCTGCTTTCCTCTTTTGAGAAGAGCAAAGGTAAATGGTAAGAATGGAAGCACAGTGTGAAGCTGACCTGCATTGTTCAATCAAAAGAACTTCTCTCACTAAGACTGAGAAGTgatttttaatctaaaaaatgtGATAATGGAAGCCACAAGTCTGCACTAGGTTCCACGTGCCGCTTGTCAAATATGGTCAAATATCCTGCCATATTTCTCAAGACAGATGTTACTATCACATTTTGAACTTCttataatttaaattgttaAAAGAATCATCTGTTAGTCATTGAATACGTAAgattaaggaaaaataataataaaaaaaattgaactaccAGAGACTTGTCATTCTCCCAATCTCCCACTTTCTTGTTGTACCACCAGGAGTTTGGACTCAAAATGAAGGAGCTGCATAATGCTGTAGGCACCTCTAGTTGAAATGCGGGCAAAGGAGTCAAGTAACCGTAAATCCTCAAGATAAGAATATTTTATCTAGTGACCTGGAGGCATATTAAAAATTTAGGAGTGTGATTGATACAAGAGGACAAATAGCCACTGATATCACGCCAAATAGATGCTGATCTTGTGTTGCACTTGTTGACAAATTAAAGTGAATCTGCACAAGAATTCCTTCCCTTCAGCAATTTTTGGATGTTGCTTGAAACCTCTCATATCTGTTTTATcagttttaaaaatcatttaaaaaagaagCAGTAAGCTAACTTGATACTAAGCTGGTTGTAAAGAATTACCTGACAATAAAATTGAGTCATGTTGCTAGCTATCTCTTGTGTGGAGCGAAACAAGGTATCGGGCCTCTTCTAGAGTTTTAGCACTAACCAAAACTTGATAATTGATTCTTATGCAGGGGATGCAAGTCTGTTGGCAAGATTTTGCCCTTATTTTGGCATCATTTCTTCTTTGTCATACAGATCAGGAGGCTTCAATTGAGCTTGGCCCTGTAGCctgataatttattttctatgacTCATGTATGAGAAACTAAAGCCCTTCTCAAGTAACCAAACATTATTAATGCCTTTCTTGGGTAGCTCAGTTAAAGTTTATTCtgcaaaaacaaatcaataaattaaaCAATCACCAGGGTGTTATTCTTCCCtgataaatttaaaagagacaAGGATATCAACAATTACATGCAGTTATTGATTTAAGTGTGCAGAAATCGAACATCAATTACATCATTTTCAATTAGTGGGGAAGACAAAAGCAATATTTTCTAAATCAGGGATATCCTAGAAGTGACTATATGAATTAAAAAGCAATGCAGTAAAAAAAGATTTAAGATTTTGGGCTGCAGGAACATGAAAAgcaatatttaaataagattTAAAACTTTTCAGCCTTAGAGAAAAAATTTATGCTATACAGAGTTCTATTTCTTATTTTAGTCACACAAGAATTGAGCATTTCcacatcaaagaaaaaaaacttgacaCTGATTTTCGAACATGTCATTTCTtaatcctttttattttcctccaTTGTAAATCACGTTTTTTCCTCtccaaaaattgaaagaaataagaggaagaaaaagggaATACTCACCAGCATCATTCAATCAAAAGATTCTCATGCTTAAAAATTTCAGTAATTGTTGAAGGTATTAAAGCAACACTAGCTTCAAACTACCCCAGTGTCCACCTGAGATTCATAACCTGCCATATTGTGCCCAAGTCAATTGCCAATATCACAAAAGTACTCTGTACttgtaaaacaaatatttttttgaaaagtagtacttgtaaaacaaatttattaatcatcAAAGACATATATATGCTGGAAAAACTTACCATCTAGGATAATTATTCCTTCAAAGAATCAAAGTCTGTGTCTCACACTTCAAATGTCTAAAGGTGAAATGTGGTGAACAGAAAACGAAGCAAGTGCAGCTCCAGAAAGAATAAGAGTAAGAAAATGTTTGGATGTTGATGAAGACAGAAGGATGAGCTTTCTACAGGTGACTTGAAACCAGATTAAGAATTTAGTAGTATGTACAATGCAAAAGGACCAGCAGCCAGGTAGCACAAAAGTGATGCTTGGTGCATGGAGGATTTGTTAGTGACACTGCAAAAGAATAGGCAAGGAACTAAGCATATACATTGACATTCCCATAATGAAAAtcaaatagtttataaaaatcatGTAACCATACCATTATTTGAAACTTCCATTTTGCTCTCCTAAAATTTCCAAAGACCTAGAGTTTTTtgttgcaatttaaaaaaaaaaaaaatagagaactCCAACATAGGACAAGTATATTTAGTACTAGAGctttactttgattttttttttttggatgatcaAGAGATATGATATCTATAGCATATGACTAAGGAATGTGATATCTTTATATACATAATGGTCTGTTGGAccttctttttgcttttttgataAAGTTAATTTTGCCCAAAATGCAGTCCAAATACTTACATTCATCCATTTTTATTGCCTAGTATAATCATATTGCCAAGCTTctcaaataatttaattaatttattgtaaGAGGTTCTCAAAAAATGTCACGCTACCCAAATCAAGCGtgccataaaaaataaaaaataaaaccatttatTTGAAAAGGAATTTTAGGTGATAACAAACAAAACTCCCAACACTAGCCTTGATGGTGCATGTATAAATACAAAATTGAGCAATAAATAGGACAGATTACCTGGTGGCAGAAGCGCTTGTTGACTGACTCATAGCTCATGTGATCAGTTCCTCGTCAATCACTATGTTGGCAATGTGCTCAACTTTTGGCCATTCTTCCCCTTTCTCTCTCTGGCACCGTTGTTTTAGAAGAGGGCAGTATTCAATAATTAGAGAGGAAAGGGAGGTGGGTAAGCCCTCTTCTGGTAAGTACTGGAGCTTATCGCAGAATCTAATATACAAGCTTTTAAGAGAGGTGAGATGTTGAAAACCCTTGAGTGATTTCAGATTTGGAAAATATTCAATACGGATATCAGTAAGAGTAGGAGGCAACAACGCTTCCTCTGGAAAGGACTCCACTTCTTCACAATCACTGGAGATACTAATATCTCTGAGAGAGTGAAGACCCTGCAATCCCCACTCTATGCGATGGGAAAATAGTTTTTCGCAATCCCACACGTTAAGTGTAACTAAATTTATGGGCAAACCTCCCTCAGGAAACGATTCTAGTTCTGGACACAAACAAACTGCCAAATAGTCAAGGGATGGAAATAGGGTGCGCATATTTTCAGGCAATGACTTCAACTTGTTGCAATTGGTGATCGAAATCGATGTCAAATTAGGGGCGCAGATACCTCCACTAAAAAAGGATACAAAATTAGGAGAAGAGGAAATACTCAAATCAGTGAGAGAACTAACATCATGATAAGATTCCTCTGATACAAAAAGAGATTCAAGATTTTTACTTTCAAACACTTGGAGAGATTTGAGTTTTGGGTACGACTCTAATGGAAAAGACCAGAGTGAATCAGAGTCATCCTTAATCATCAACGTTTCAAGAAAAGGACAATAATGGCCTGTTGTGATCTGAAATGTTCCTTGGATTTCAAGTGATTTTAATGTAGTGGACACACCACTTCCTGTGACTGCAAGCTCCATAAAGGACTGCAAGAAGATGCAACCTCCTCtaattttgaggtaattcaaCTTGGGTGGTAATTCCTTCAACACAACCTTATCACAATCACTCAATTGCAATGCATTGAGAGTGGGAGCTCTAGGAATTGAAGCAACAAGTTGCTGACATTTTTCAATTCTAAGTTTGATTAAAGAGGGAAGCTGACTGGGTAGACCACAGCTTAGCTTAGGACATTCAATTATGCAAAGCTCTTTTAGAGCAGAGAAAACTTCACCCTCATCTTCATATTCACCTTCAAATAAAAACCATTCCTGCCACTCTGGCATGTCTTTAAAGCTTAATACTTCAAGGGATCTAAAAGGCTTAGTTGTAGAAGAACCATCTCCATAGAACTCGCGATTCACATGTGATACGAAATGAAATCCTTGAACATAGAGTCTCTTGAGAACAGGTAGATGCCCAAGTGGAGGCAAGGCTGAGCAATACTTACAATTGACAAGCTGTATAGACGTCATATTGGAAAAAGAACAATCTTCTAACCAATTTGGAAATTTTGTGCCCCCATAATCTTCAATGGTGAGAGACTCCAATTTTGTATGAGGACACAATTGCTCAAGAACATGTCTTTCCTTTTCTGAATTTTCACTGTCAAAGCCACATTGAAACACCAACTCAGATAAGTGATGCTTATCCTTCAAATAAACCTCCCTAGCATCTCTAGCACAATGAACGTTTTGCAAGTTAAAAATAGACAATGCACCAGAAAGATGATGGAGCTCCCCTAACTCCTTAATACTAGACCCAGAATGTTTGCCCACAACAAAAGTAGTTAATTCCACAAGATTTATCAATTTACCTATATGCAACGGCAtctctttcaaatttgtttcaaCTAAATCCAAGTGACGCAAGTTGACTAATCTCCACATCTTGCTAGGTAACTCGATAAGGGACTTACATTTAAACAATAACAAGGTTTGCAATTTGTACAAATTACATAGAGAATTTGGTAACCGATTAATTGAAGTGTAACTGAGATTTAAATAGCGTAGATGTCTCAAATTGCCAATAGAATTAGGCAACTCCCTCATGTTTCTATAGCTAGAAAACGAAAGAACTCGTAAGCACTTAAATGTCAACAAGGAATCATTTATCATCATTGTTGATATCCTATTCTGTTGCAATCGAGGCAATGACAAATCTAATCCAAAGAAGGTTCGCAAATCCTTGGCATTGTAGGACGCCTTAAATTTCTTAGAGCCATCATATTCAGTTCTAAAATATGACAAATGGCGAGTCTTTCTTGTGATTACACATGACTCATTGATCTCCAGCTTGAAACAAAACTCTCCAGTGATAACTATTGCCAAGTCATTGACTAGGTCATGCATTTCAAAAAATGATTGGTTGTTACTTGATTGTTGAAAAAATGATCTAGATACCAGATTATCAAAGTATTGTTCACCtattttttccatccttccatttCCTTCAGATTGCTGTAGTAAATCTTCAGCCATCCACAGTAGGACTAATCCCtcctttttaaatttacaatCTTTCGGAAGGATTGAGCAATAAGCAAAACAACGCTTCAAATGAGGTGGGAGGTGGTTATAGCTCAATCTTAGAGCTGGAATGATACTATTGTTTTCTGTTGGTAAATCCCATATATTACTCTTCAAAACCTCTGTCCACTTTCTTGGATCTTCTTCAAACCGCAGCAAACCCCCAAGTGCTTTTGCAGCTAAAGGCAAGCCTTTACACTTTTGGACAATTTGTCTACCGATTTCCTCAAGAATGGGAAATTTACTAGAGCTTCCATTTTTAAATGCATGTTTTTCAAATAACGACCAACATTCTTCGCTTGACAATTCATTTAGAATATAAGCTGAAGTTGTGCCTACATTAGATGCGACTATTTTACTGCGTGTTGTAACAATAACTTTAATCTCCTGTGCCCCACATCTGAAAACTTTATGTAACTCAACCAAATCATCATATTTCTCATTCCAAACATCATCTAAAACTAGGAAAACTTTCTTCCCCTTGAATTTCTCTCTGATTTTATTTTGCAGCAAATTTATGGTTTGAATGTCACAAGCAGATGAAGTGACCTCTTCAAATATAGTTTTTGCTATCctaaaataatcataattttcTGAAACACAAACCCAAGCTTTGAGGTCAAAACTCTCCTCGACTCTTTTGTCATTGTGTATAAGTCGAGCAAGAGTTGTTTTACCAACCCCACCCATACCTACTATGGGAACAACACATATACCATTAACACTCACATCATCTGTTTGGAACATATCAAATATCGCCTCCATATCCTTGTCTCTACCAAACACACCATATTCTTCAGGGCAAGAAGTTGTCAATGGTCGTGATGGTACTTCAGCAGCAGCAACCTTTTCTAGACGGAGAACAtccttttgttttgtaataGATTCTAATTGTTCTAGAATGTTTTCTAATTCGAATTGCATCCTTTTGTCAAATGAATCAACAAAAGGAGAGATAAAGCCCATTACCTTACTAGTGGATTCATCATCTAACTTGCATCGCAAAGCTTCGTAGGCAATCTCATCGAGGAGGTCATCTGCAACATAAACAGCATCTTTGAGCTCATCCAGCCAATTTTTCACAGCTGGGTCTGTAATTTGCTTCTCCTCCGCATCATTGAGCACAGCACCAGCAGACATCAGCTCTAGCTTCAGCTTTTGCACCAAACGATCAATCAGTTTCCTTCCGTTGAGATAATCTAGGACCTCGCGAGAAGCCACTCTGTCAAACGCCACCTGAAGAAATGCTGAGAGAAATGCTCCACCCACCAAGGCCCCAGCCATAGTCTGTTCTTGGTTGtacaatcttgaaaaagaaGCAAGGAGAAGTAAGTGCAATAAGGCAGAAAACAGTTTGTGGTGTAAGAGGCTGAACTTCTTGGCAGATTTATTAGATAGATAGAGACAGAGGTTGTTTTTCTGAGTTCATGGTTGCATATGGGTCAATCTATCCGGCTGCTTGACTTCACTAACACGCGTAAATGATCAATAAAATAGTGGTGGCGGGTGGGGGACATTGAAAATGTAATCAAAAAGTAATTAGTGGGGGCTCTAGCTATTTCTAGGGGGTGACAAACGAGCCAATATCTAAGATTGCATATTCAAGCTTAGTTcgttaagaaaaataaaaaattcgaGCTTGATTTGAGCTTATAAcaagtttaaaaataatatttgagctTATATTTGTGGTAAACTTAAAAAGCTTAAGCTTGTGGGAAAGCTAAAAAACTTGAGTTTAG from Castanea sativa cultivar Marrone di Chiusa Pesio chromosome 11, ASM4071231v1 harbors:
- the LOC142618030 gene encoding putative disease resistance RPP13-like protein 1 → MAGALVGGAFLSAFLQVAFDRVASREVLDYLNGRKLIDRLVQKLKLELMSAGAVLNDAEEKQITDPAVKNWLDELKDAVYVADDLLDEIAYEALRCKLDDESTSKVMGFISPFVDSFDKRMQFELENILEQLESITKQKDVLRLEKVAAAEVPSRPLTTSCPEEYGVFGRDKDMEAIFDMFQTDDVSVNGICVVPIVGMGGVGKTTLARLIHNDKRVEESFDLKAWVCVSENYDYFRIAKTIFEEVTSSACDIQTINLLQNKIREKFKGKKVFLVLDDVWNEKYDDLVELHKVFRCGAQEIKVIVTTRSKIVASNVGTTSAYILNELSSEECWSLFEKHAFKNGSSSKFPILEEIGRQIVQKCKGLPLAAKALGGLLRFEEDPRKWTEVLKSNIWDLPTENNSIIPALRLSYNHLPPHLKRCFAYCSILPKDCKFKKEGLVLLWMAEDLLQQSEGNGRMEKIGEQYFDNLVSRSFFQQSSNNQSFFEMHDLVNDLAIVITGEFCFKLEINESCVITRKTRHLSYFRTEYDGSKKFKASYNAKDLRTFFGLDLSLPRLQQNRISTMMINDSLLTFKCLRVLSFSSYRNMRELPNSIGNLRHLRYLNLSYTSINRLPNSLCNLYKLQTLLLFKCKSLIELPSKMWRLVNLRHLDLVETNLKEMPLHIGKLINLVELTTFVVGKHSGSSIKELGELHHLSGALSIFNLQNVHCARDAREVYLKDKHHLSELVFQCGFDSENSEKERHVLEQLCPHTKLESLTIEDYGGTKFPNWLEDCSFSNMTSIQLVNCKYCSALPPLGHLPVLKRLYVQGFHFVSHVNREFYGDGSSTTKPFRSLEVLSFKDMPEWQEWFLFEGEYEDEGEVFSALKELCIIECPKLSCGLPSQLPSLIKLRIEKCQQLVASIPRAPTLNALQLSDCDKVVLKELPPKLNYLKIRGGCIFLQSFMELAVTGSGVSTTLKSLEIQGTFQITTGHYCPFLETLMIKDDSDSLWSFPLESYPKLKSLQVFESKNLESLFVSEESYHDVSSLTDLSISSSPNFVSFFSGGICAPNLTSISITNCNKLKSLPENMRTLFPSLDYLAVCLCPELESFPEGGLPINLVTLNVWDCEKLFSHRIEWGLQGLHSLRDISISSDCEEVESFPEEALLPPTLTDIRIEYFPNLKSLKGFQHLTSLKSLYIRFCDKLQYLPEEGLPTSLSSLIIEYCPLLKQRCQREKGEEWPKVEHIANIVIDEELIT